A single genomic interval of Aureliella helgolandensis harbors:
- a CDS encoding PQQ-dependent sugar dehydrogenase: protein METHPAAALGVQVYEQFALRHAGNAKNGAKLFKDKRAQCIVCHKIAGQGGDVGVELSHIGGKFDRPHLIESLLEPSRQIVEDFRTSNILTADGEVLSGIVKTQDAKQLTLIDAKGDSRHILRADIEDISISDISLMPAGLANELSLEEFADLIAYLESLRPGGDEARGAGIVGPISLPEDFEITTVATELDGAVALEVLPDGRLLICEQIGRVRVVEHGKLLAEPFVTLPVDAYWERGVIGVTHDPQFPAKPYIYVCWVAKDPYPHHHVSRFTMEGNVAVEGSEKLLLVGDDQSKMGGKVPAGHQGGGMHFGVDGKLYVSIGEQTSAPAAQELDTFLGKILRINSDGSIPEDNPFFQQAQGKYRAIWARGARNPFTFAIRQPDGLMLINDVGGESEEINVGRSGANFGWPAVDHGDQDAYKLPEFDGPIHFYPHSSINGAAFCPDDSHWPEYWRGRFFFADYIHGWIHTLDPESPANAEPFVQGMRRPVDLRFAPDGSLYVLLRNAWVIDSKYQSGTGSLLRIQIRDQSSQTNSGDASAEATSPRTSPLGANVVLTENAVDESAGNLAAFKIETPTATYFLEKTGAGLSSLLDRDGNDWIGFHPTEGSGAGGEYRGFPNAVYKQHGNYFHARNRQTDPMTTRVERVEKEYVAIVAESENGLWAGRYEFFPTHCSFAITKLPSDSHYWVLYEGTPGGKLDLDDWWMAADVETPQPITARHEGDLPATEWIAFGDAKTARTLVMLNHQDDAFPDTGYQMNQEMTVFGFGRKDLNAFHSRVGVPFSIGLVESTQHQAISEFAERTKSAPSNVSAADAAVHPPRDSIELGPKPGDVYREFSLFNGGNFDWRVTDPEATHEGAQDFLPNPVLSILVDDLKHAIRAEAVLERWGGHAGTTDQLIRFNGQEWIALPALTTTPAGKRPEDYHSQDNPVIAVPLEQIRNGNNVVEGMIGADNTGSWGQWGLYSVILRVYYDPIEKKHVSGEIVSPRSGDTLPENPVIELTHDANAERIDVLGWYDGYDEDGNGIYEEWHGTRFQPFRGEAADLRDHIGTLDASLGTDAELTWKTRWVPDQRPGAIKLMALVTSNDHLCYVTEIVEGLSLQRDGYSVVQYHATDVPESFSVRVGQRKSCGIPIPAEANLTSATAAVMHYRTWEAHDSHHSPFKLNGHEHLNQGKNHHYDYDLLPIPVAELKNGDNRFEIHSDTVHHMLEVLWPGPAVTVRYETAHTETAESAAHELLHAEVSF, encoded by the coding sequence ATTGAGACGCACCCAGCAGCCGCGCTAGGCGTTCAGGTCTACGAGCAATTTGCCCTTCGGCATGCTGGCAACGCCAAGAATGGTGCGAAGCTGTTTAAGGATAAGCGCGCCCAGTGCATCGTCTGTCACAAGATCGCTGGCCAGGGGGGCGACGTTGGTGTTGAGCTCTCACACATTGGTGGGAAGTTCGATCGGCCTCACTTGATCGAATCACTGCTAGAGCCTTCTCGGCAAATCGTCGAAGACTTCCGAACGTCGAACATCTTGACCGCCGATGGCGAAGTGCTCAGCGGCATTGTGAAGACGCAAGACGCTAAACAACTCACCCTCATCGACGCCAAGGGCGATTCGAGGCACATCCTGCGGGCGGATATCGAAGACATCAGCATCAGCGACATTTCGCTGATGCCTGCCGGTTTGGCCAATGAATTATCGCTAGAAGAATTTGCCGACCTAATCGCTTACTTAGAAAGCCTGCGACCGGGAGGCGATGAAGCGCGCGGTGCTGGGATTGTTGGACCAATTTCATTACCCGAGGACTTTGAAATCACGACGGTTGCCACTGAATTGGATGGTGCTGTCGCCTTGGAGGTCCTGCCCGACGGCCGCCTATTGATCTGCGAACAGATCGGTCGCGTTCGCGTCGTTGAGCACGGAAAGTTGCTGGCCGAACCCTTTGTGACATTGCCCGTGGATGCCTATTGGGAACGCGGTGTCATCGGCGTAACCCACGATCCCCAATTTCCCGCCAAACCCTACATCTATGTTTGCTGGGTTGCCAAGGATCCGTACCCGCACCATCACGTTAGCCGATTTACCATGGAAGGGAATGTCGCAGTTGAGGGGAGTGAGAAACTGCTGCTCGTCGGTGACGATCAATCCAAGATGGGAGGAAAAGTCCCGGCAGGCCACCAGGGAGGTGGAATGCACTTTGGCGTTGATGGCAAGCTGTATGTCTCTATCGGAGAGCAGACTTCCGCTCCCGCAGCTCAGGAACTCGATACCTTCCTGGGCAAGATTTTGCGGATCAACTCCGACGGTTCCATCCCCGAAGACAACCCGTTCTTCCAGCAAGCTCAAGGGAAATACCGCGCGATTTGGGCGCGAGGCGCCCGCAATCCATTCACGTTCGCCATTCGTCAACCAGACGGGCTGATGTTGATCAATGACGTTGGTGGCGAAAGCGAGGAGATCAATGTAGGACGTAGCGGCGCCAATTTTGGCTGGCCTGCGGTCGACCACGGCGATCAAGATGCGTACAAGCTTCCTGAATTTGATGGACCGATCCACTTCTACCCGCATTCATCGATCAATGGCGCGGCTTTTTGCCCGGACGACAGCCACTGGCCCGAATACTGGCGGGGACGCTTCTTCTTTGCCGACTACATTCATGGCTGGATTCATACCTTGGATCCAGAGAGTCCCGCAAATGCCGAACCATTCGTGCAAGGCATGCGGCGGCCTGTCGATCTGCGGTTTGCACCCGACGGGAGCCTTTACGTTTTGCTGCGAAACGCGTGGGTAATCGATTCGAAGTACCAAAGTGGAACGGGATCTCTGCTGCGGATTCAAATCCGCGATCAATCGAGCCAAACCAATTCAGGCGACGCCTCGGCCGAAGCGACCTCACCGCGCACCAGTCCGCTTGGGGCCAACGTGGTGCTTACCGAAAATGCAGTCGACGAGTCCGCGGGCAATCTGGCTGCCTTCAAAATTGAAACGCCCACTGCCACCTATTTTCTCGAGAAGACGGGAGCCGGCTTGAGCAGTCTGTTGGATCGTGATGGAAATGACTGGATTGGATTTCATCCTACCGAGGGAAGTGGTGCAGGTGGCGAGTACCGTGGGTTTCCCAATGCCGTTTACAAGCAACATGGCAACTATTTCCACGCTCGCAATCGCCAGACCGATCCGATGACAACACGCGTTGAGCGAGTTGAGAAGGAGTATGTGGCGATCGTTGCCGAATCCGAGAATGGACTGTGGGCCGGCCGCTACGAGTTCTTCCCCACACATTGTTCATTCGCAATCACAAAATTGCCGAGCGACAGCCATTACTGGGTGCTGTACGAAGGGACTCCTGGTGGAAAACTGGATTTGGACGATTGGTGGATGGCAGCCGATGTAGAGACTCCGCAACCCATCACTGCTCGCCATGAAGGCGATCTGCCAGCGACCGAATGGATTGCCTTTGGAGATGCGAAAACCGCTCGCACACTCGTGATGCTGAATCATCAAGATGACGCGTTTCCGGACACTGGCTATCAAATGAACCAAGAGATGACGGTCTTCGGATTCGGTAGGAAAGACTTGAACGCGTTTCACTCGCGTGTTGGAGTGCCATTCTCCATTGGTTTGGTGGAAAGTACGCAGCATCAGGCGATTTCCGAGTTTGCTGAGCGGACGAAGTCAGCGCCGTCGAATGTTTCGGCTGCGGACGCTGCCGTTCATCCTCCACGGGATTCGATCGAATTGGGGCCGAAGCCTGGGGATGTCTATCGCGAGTTTTCGCTGTTCAATGGTGGCAACTTTGATTGGCGGGTCACCGATCCCGAAGCGACGCACGAAGGTGCGCAAGATTTCTTGCCCAACCCTGTACTGAGCATCTTAGTGGACGATCTAAAGCATGCGATTCGAGCTGAAGCGGTCCTTGAACGTTGGGGAGGCCACGCGGGGACAACCGATCAGTTAATACGCTTCAACGGCCAAGAATGGATAGCGTTGCCAGCGCTCACGACGACGCCAGCTGGCAAGCGACCTGAAGACTACCACTCCCAAGACAATCCGGTGATTGCAGTTCCGCTAGAGCAAATTAGGAACGGCAATAACGTCGTGGAGGGCATGATTGGTGCAGATAATACCGGCAGCTGGGGGCAGTGGGGACTGTACTCCGTCATCCTCCGTGTCTACTACGATCCCATAGAAAAAAAACACGTCAGCGGCGAGATCGTCTCGCCGAGATCGGGCGACACACTGCCCGAAAATCCGGTCATTGAGCTTACGCATGATGCCAACGCGGAACGCATCGATGTGTTGGGTTGGTACGACGGTTATGACGAGGATGGCAATGGTATTTACGAAGAGTGGCATGGCACGCGCTTTCAGCCGTTCCGCGGCGAAGCAGCCGATTTGCGAGACCATATTGGAACGCTCGATGCCTCACTGGGAACGGACGCGGAACTGACTTGGAAGACGCGGTGGGTTCCCGATCAACGACCTGGAGCGATCAAGTTAATGGCGCTGGTGACTAGCAACGATCACCTGTGCTACGTCACTGAGATTGTCGAAGGCCTTAGTCTCCAGCGAGATGGGTATTCCGTGGTCCAGTATCACGCGACCGACGTGCCAGAATCCTTCAGTGTTCGAGTGGGGCAACGCAAGTCGTGCGGGATTCCGATCCCTGCGGAAGCGAATCTCACTTCCGCAACGGCAGCGGTCATGCACTATCGCACGTGGGAAGCGCATGACAGCCACCATAGCCCGTTTAAACTCAACGGCCATGAGCATCTCAACCAGGGGAAGAACCATCACTATGATTACGATCTTCTGCCAATCCCGGTTGCCGAACTGAAGAATGGCGACAATAGGTTTGAGATCCACTCCGATACCGTACACCATATGCTTGAAGTCCTATGGCCAGGGCCAGCTGTCACGGTGCGGTACGAGACTGCGCATACCGAAACCGCCGAATCCGCCGCTCACGAGTTACTTCATGCGGAGGTGTCCTTCTAA
- a CDS encoding c-type cytochrome produces the protein MTRRFIYLFAALSALSLPQTQQASAQSKGPLDGPLQPSISEARQTVAAIPSPTSSESAELDSSDYPAGELGEMVRLGESLVNETSSHPLTKPFVGNSLNCTSCHLDAGRHPAAASLIGVAAAYPAFSPREKAVITLEDRILNCFLRSQNGTRPKLGSKLSVAIAAYITWLSRGTPIEMNPTAPLGPNHLEMLDTDSYTPRIANGRSLYADRCADCHAADGSGTDDGPAVWGDMSFNDGAGLSKVPKMASWLKVAMPLDECDLTAQEAFDIAAFVNSNARPKFRPSADLKQREP, from the coding sequence ATGACTCGCAGATTCATCTACCTGTTTGCCGCGTTGAGTGCATTGAGTCTACCTCAGACTCAACAAGCGTCCGCCCAGTCTAAGGGGCCGTTGGATGGCCCCCTTCAGCCCTCAATCTCGGAAGCCAGACAGACAGTGGCGGCAATCCCCAGTCCAACTTCATCGGAGTCCGCCGAGCTCGACTCGTCGGACTACCCCGCAGGAGAACTGGGCGAAATGGTCCGCTTAGGAGAATCACTTGTCAACGAGACCAGCTCGCATCCACTGACCAAACCATTTGTGGGCAATTCGTTGAACTGTACTTCCTGTCATTTGGATGCGGGTAGGCACCCGGCGGCAGCATCCTTGATAGGAGTTGCTGCAGCCTACCCAGCCTTCTCCCCCAGAGAAAAAGCCGTCATCACGTTAGAAGACCGTATCCTCAACTGCTTCCTACGGAGTCAAAACGGAACACGACCGAAGCTTGGCAGTAAGCTGTCTGTTGCCATCGCTGCATACATCACATGGTTGTCACGGGGCACGCCAATTGAAATGAATCCCACTGCACCACTTGGCCCGAACCATCTCGAGATGCTGGATACCGATTCTTATACGCCGAGGATTGCCAACGGGCGATCCCTGTACGCCGACCGATGTGCGGACTGCCATGCCGCTGACGGCAGTGGAACGGACGACGGCCCGGCAGTATGGGGAGATATGTCGTTCAACGACGGGGCCGGACTATCCAAGGTACCCAAAATGGCATCATGGCTGAAAGTCGCAATGCCGCTCGATGAATGTGACCTGACTGCTCAGGAAGCTTTCGATATTGCCGCGTTTGTCAATTCAAATGCACGCCCGAAGTTCCGGCCGAGCGCCGATTTGAAGCAGCGGGAGCCCTAG